The following coding sequences are from one Streptomyces angustmyceticus window:
- a CDS encoding MarR family winged helix-turn-helix transcriptional regulator, producing MTERDSVDEHVTRWRRILPSLDPVVEGTVTRMSLLVQHLGRAREAALAEHGLQSFEYLTLRALSGRGGRATPSELVAELRLSPSAMTSRLDGLERRAFVRRSASVTDRRKVTVELTPAGQAAWQSALETEGREEHRILRALDPAEQGLLADLLRRVLLEAERGPRSSA from the coding sequence ATGACCGAGCGCGACTCCGTGGACGAACACGTCACCCGCTGGCGGCGGATCCTGCCGTCACTCGACCCCGTGGTGGAGGGCACGGTGACCCGGATGTCCTTGCTGGTCCAACACTTGGGCCGGGCCAGGGAGGCCGCACTCGCCGAACACGGCCTGCAGAGCTTCGAGTACCTGACACTGCGCGCCCTGTCCGGCCGCGGTGGCCGGGCCACCCCCTCGGAGCTCGTGGCCGAACTGCGGCTCTCCCCCTCGGCGATGACCAGCCGCCTCGACGGCCTGGAGCGGCGCGCGTTCGTCCGACGCTCGGCGTCCGTGACGGACCGCCGCAAGGTGACCGTCGAGCTCACCCCCGCCGGGCAGGCCGCCTGGCAGTCCGCTCTGGAGACCGAGGGCCGCGAGGAGCACCGCATCCTGCGGGCCCTCGACCCGGCCGAACAGGGACTCCTCGCGGACCTGCTGCGCCGCGTCCTGCTCGAAGCCGAACGCGGGCCGCGCTCCAGCGCGTGA
- a CDS encoding amino acid adenylation domain-containing protein, giving the protein MTARTLYSWFQEAVDRYPDHTAIEVQDASYTYRELHDQAEALAELLIREHGRAPERVALLAMRSHVAYAGYLAALRLGAVVTPLNARFPITRNQATCDLAKIDMVIADESGAAQLDRPEGWEGHRAIALTAADVVEGKAGGSLPAYQGDLDDVAYLLFTSGSTGRPKGVPIRHRNASAYVAYSMERYDVRPGDRVSHTFDLTFDPSVFDLFVTWAAGATLVVPQRTELLAPVDHIIDRGITHWFSVPSVVSVSRSLGKLFTGVSDTLRYSLFIGEQLTLDQAAAWRRIAPGAVLGNVYGPTELTVACTGYELPADPEQWPSTSNDTVPIGPVYPFLEWLVLDEDGRPAEDGELVVRGSQRFAGYYDPADNAGRFLSVQETPDGPVATVHDGTGELTDAHYYRTGDRVRLENGTWVHLGRLDNQVKIRGYRVELGEIETALRRHPGIDQAVVVVPPQGPAAGVVAFVTGPGEPDLKELKSWLRKKLPVHMVPQRYEHLAALPLNASGKADRPALIRMLAERATQEGK; this is encoded by the coding sequence ATGACCGCCCGTACCCTCTACTCCTGGTTCCAGGAGGCGGTGGACCGGTACCCCGACCACACCGCGATCGAGGTCCAGGACGCCTCGTACACCTACCGCGAGCTGCACGACCAGGCCGAGGCCCTGGCCGAACTCCTGATCCGCGAGCACGGCCGGGCCCCCGAGCGCGTCGCGCTGCTCGCGATGCGCAGCCACGTCGCCTACGCGGGCTACCTGGCCGCGCTGCGCCTGGGCGCGGTCGTGACCCCGCTCAACGCGCGCTTCCCAATCACCCGCAACCAGGCCACCTGCGACCTCGCCAAGATCGACATGGTCATCGCCGACGAGTCCGGCGCGGCACAGCTCGACCGGCCCGAGGGCTGGGAGGGGCACCGGGCGATCGCGCTGACCGCCGCCGACGTGGTCGAGGGCAAGGCCGGTGGCTCCCTGCCCGCCTATCAGGGCGACCTGGACGACGTGGCCTACCTGCTGTTCACCTCCGGCTCCACAGGCCGCCCCAAGGGTGTGCCCATCCGGCACCGCAACGCCTCCGCCTACGTCGCGTACTCCATGGAGCGCTACGACGTGCGGCCCGGCGACCGTGTGTCGCACACCTTCGACCTCACCTTCGACCCCTCGGTCTTTGACCTCTTCGTGACCTGGGCCGCGGGCGCGACCCTCGTCGTGCCCCAGCGCACCGAACTGCTCGCGCCGGTCGACCACATCATCGACCGCGGGATCACCCACTGGTTCTCGGTCCCCTCGGTGGTGTCGGTCAGCCGCAGCCTCGGCAAGCTGTTCACCGGCGTCTCGGATACGCTGCGCTACAGCCTCTTCATCGGCGAACAGCTCACCCTCGACCAGGCCGCCGCCTGGCGTCGGATCGCGCCCGGCGCGGTGCTGGGTAACGTCTATGGCCCCACCGAACTCACCGTTGCCTGCACCGGTTACGAGCTCCCCGCCGACCCGGAGCAGTGGCCGTCCACCTCCAACGACACGGTGCCGATCGGCCCGGTCTACCCCTTCCTGGAGTGGCTCGTCCTGGACGAGGACGGCCGCCCGGCCGAGGACGGCGAGCTCGTGGTGCGCGGCTCCCAGCGGTTCGCCGGCTACTACGACCCGGCGGACAATGCGGGCCGGTTCCTGTCCGTCCAGGAGACCCCCGACGGCCCCGTTGCCACGGTCCACGACGGCACCGGTGAGCTGACCGACGCGCACTACTACCGCACCGGGGACCGGGTCCGCCTGGAGAACGGCACCTGGGTGCACCTGGGACGGCTCGACAACCAGGTCAAGATCCGCGGCTACCGTGTGGAGCTCGGCGAGATCGAGACCGCGCTGCGCCGCCACCCCGGCATCGACCAGGCCGTCGTCGTGGTCCCCCCGCAGGGCCCCGCCGCCGGCGTCGTCGCCTTCGTCACCGGTCCCGGCGAGCCGGACCTCAAGGAACTGAAGTCCTGGCTGCGCAAGAAACTCCCGGTGCACATGGTGCCGCAGCGATACGAGCACCTGGCCGCACTGCCCCTGAACGCCAGTGGGAAGGCCGACCGACCCGCCCTGATCCGGATGCTCGCCGAACGTGCGACGCAGGAAGGCAAGTGA
- a CDS encoding beta-ketoacyl [acyl carrier protein] synthase domain-containing protein, with protein MSRDTDIAVIGAGCRFPDASHPYEFWRNLDQGTVSVRELSDEDLLAAGVEPETWADPAYVRKAARLGAPADFAGEFFGYSRAEAEAVDPQQRLFLEVCWEALESAGHGARSGSATGVFAGSHAGPYSARLLAATAQQEGWPTALSDVPLHLGGLGDFMPARVAYKLGLRGPTVGVQAACASALYSVHQAVLNLLAGECDLALAGGATVLEPETGYRQRPDGSLSVDGYCRSYDAKSTGTFYSSGVAAVALRRLPDALADGDPVLAVLRGTAVGNHGADRAGFTVPSAAGIAGVVGRALETAGVRGEQIDYVEGHGVGTPIGDRLEIRGLTVGLGPGVPAGRIALGSVKANIGHTGPASGLAGLLSAVHVVRTGCLVPHPLFASPREPEAFAKSPFHVTTEPGTLAGTERFALVNNIGFGGNNAVAVVAAPPAPERPAAPERPVVRLALSARNDVELDAVARRLADAAESGDIPPGDFAHTLRVGRRAFPARRVVTVPAGAPHDSSARLAAALRDATDPAVRCRRAASGQRLAVVVAPGASETGELLDLLAAAFPRRSALHDAVADVPDKAFAVLVGEGLDAGTRTGPVVHLPARPADVADAVEELAHEAWLHGVDVDWAALSGSRGRRVPLPTYPFPRERYWALDRFPESSGREAVPPPPGDGSCPHPAQGDPV; from the coding sequence GTGAGCCGCGACACCGACATCGCCGTCATCGGCGCCGGGTGCCGATTCCCCGACGCGTCGCATCCGTACGAGTTCTGGCGCAACCTGGACCAGGGCACCGTCTCCGTGCGTGAGCTCTCCGACGAGGACCTGCTCGCCGCCGGGGTGGAGCCGGAGACCTGGGCCGATCCCGCGTACGTCCGGAAAGCCGCCCGGCTGGGCGCGCCCGCCGACTTCGCCGGGGAGTTCTTCGGTTACTCCCGGGCGGAGGCCGAAGCCGTCGACCCGCAGCAGCGCCTCTTCCTCGAAGTGTGCTGGGAGGCCCTGGAGTCCGCGGGGCACGGCGCCCGCTCCGGGAGTGCCACCGGCGTGTTCGCCGGCAGTCACGCGGGGCCGTATTCGGCACGCTTGCTGGCCGCGACGGCGCAGCAGGAAGGTTGGCCGACGGCGCTCAGCGACGTGCCGCTGCACCTCGGCGGCCTCGGGGACTTCATGCCCGCCCGCGTGGCCTACAAGCTGGGGCTGCGCGGGCCCACCGTCGGCGTCCAGGCGGCCTGCGCCTCGGCCCTGTACTCCGTGCACCAGGCGGTGCTGAACCTGCTCGCGGGCGAGTGCGACCTCGCGCTGGCCGGCGGCGCGACGGTCCTCGAACCGGAGACCGGCTACCGGCAGCGTCCGGACGGCAGCCTGTCCGTGGACGGCTACTGCCGCTCGTACGACGCGAAGTCCACGGGCACCTTCTACAGTTCGGGCGTCGCCGCCGTGGCGCTGCGCAGACTCCCGGACGCGCTGGCCGACGGCGACCCGGTGCTCGCGGTCCTGCGCGGCACGGCCGTCGGTAACCACGGCGCCGACCGCGCCGGCTTCACCGTGCCCAGCGCCGCAGGTATCGCCGGCGTCGTGGGCCGGGCCCTGGAGACGGCCGGGGTCCGCGGCGAACAGATCGACTACGTCGAGGGACACGGCGTCGGCACGCCCATCGGGGACCGCCTGGAGATCCGCGGGCTCACCGTGGGCCTGGGCCCGGGGGTGCCGGCCGGGCGCATCGCGCTCGGTTCGGTCAAGGCCAACATCGGGCACACCGGGCCCGCTTCCGGACTTGCGGGACTGCTCAGCGCCGTCCACGTGGTCCGCACCGGCTGCCTCGTGCCTCATCCGCTCTTCGCGTCGCCCCGGGAGCCCGAGGCTTTCGCGAAGAGCCCGTTCCACGTGACGACGGAGCCCGGGACGCTTGCCGGGACCGAGCGGTTCGCGCTGGTCAACAACATCGGCTTCGGCGGCAACAACGCCGTCGCCGTGGTTGCCGCACCGCCTGCGCCGGAGCGCCCCGCGGCCCCGGAACGGCCCGTCGTACGGCTCGCCCTGTCGGCTCGCAACGACGTCGAACTGGACGCTGTGGCACGGCGGCTGGCCGACGCCGCCGAGTCCGGCGACATCCCCCCGGGCGACTTCGCCCACACCCTGCGGGTGGGCCGCCGCGCGTTCCCCGCACGGCGCGTGGTGACCGTCCCCGCCGGTGCCCCCCACGACAGCTCGGCCCGCCTCGCCGCCGCCCTGCGTGACGCCACGGACCCGGCCGTACGCTGCCGCCGTGCCGCCTCCGGGCAGCGGCTCGCCGTGGTCGTCGCCCCCGGCGCCTCGGAAACCGGGGAACTCCTCGACCTGCTCGCCGCCGCCTTCCCGCGCCGCAGCGCCCTGCACGACGCCGTCGCCGACGTGCCCGACAAGGCCTTCGCCGTTCTCGTGGGCGAGGGCCTCGACGCGGGCACGCGCACCGGCCCGGTGGTTCACCTGCCGGCCCGGCCCGCGGACGTGGCCGACGCCGTCGAGGAACTGGCCCACGAGGCCTGGCTGCACGGCGTCGACGTCGACTGGGCCGCCCTCTCCGGCTCCCGCGGCCGGCGCGTGCCCCTGCCCACCTATCCCTTCCCGCGCGAGCGCTACTGGGCCCTCGACCGTTTCCCCGAGTCCTCCGGGCGGGAGGCCGTGCCCCCGCCGCCGGGCGACGGCTCCTGCCCGCACCCAGCCCAAGGAGACCCCGTATGA
- a CDS encoding non-ribosomal peptide synthetase, translating into MTITPVGGAPAVRPLHETFAAAAATWPERVAVSDGRRHLTYAELDGAANRLAHRLIALGAGPEQLVALCSTRTVDLVVGVLGILKSGAGYLPLDPRYPLERLRATVTDAGCSLAVGDEVPDLGLTTVAPAQDDLAGEPGTAPATGAEPGHTAYVIYTSGSTGKPKGVVVTHANAARLFTVTAEEFGFGPDDVWTMFHSIAFDFSVWELWGALLHGGRVVVVPYELSRDPEAFVRLLVDEHVTMLSQTPSAFRQLATAAEALGFPETALRAVVFGGEKLEPAILKRWVERYGDDRPRLINMYGITETTVHVTLRPLTRADFDDRRSPIGTPLADLTLHVLDEQLRPVAPGEEGELYVGGAGVARGYLNRPELTRERFLPDPFAPGGRLYRTGDLAERGADGEVYYHGRADGQVQMRGFRIELGEIEATVLAHPDVREAVVLLREDEPGMQALVCYSVGRGGTGPDDLRAALREHAAERLPAHMVPSAFVPMAALPMTPNGKLDRAALPRPEAPAAAPATGGRAPADGVETRLAEIWAEALGVPAVGLDDNFFAIGGDSMRAIPMVARAKEAGLPVTVVALFANPTVSALAEYCRTQEQPVAAPVVEETAPEADDDRFLAAAPDGVEAAYPASALQQGIIFHSKLSNDPTLYHDLESVRVRGPLDLGALRRALDALVGRHEILRTSFDLGTHRQVVQYVHTAAEVPLTVVTPAEGLSPDAALRAWWREQWRNRFDLTQAPLLRVHVLPHGEEDFHLAVSTHHSILDGWSFALLMTELLTGYDREMTGRPAYADDERPLPYREFVALEAREATSDTARAYWTRVLDGATATRLPAPAEAPTAAADAAGSRDLGPDVTVVFAPELVQRVAERAAALGTPVKSLFLAAHLRALGRLAGTEDVVTGLVSGGRPEAASAESTLGLFLNSVPLRVDLAGKDSADLVRAAFAAEQDMMPHRRYPLSRISRDVKGAPFEVLFNFTVFGVVDSLEDLMLLKATDWWLSDRNSFPVSVEIGRMTGSDQWKLDITVDPAKADPASARGLATALEAALWELVSP; encoded by the coding sequence ATGACCATCACACCCGTCGGCGGGGCACCCGCGGTGCGCCCCCTCCACGAGACCTTCGCCGCCGCCGCGGCCACCTGGCCCGAGCGCGTCGCCGTGAGCGACGGGCGGCGTCATCTGACGTACGCCGAGCTCGACGGCGCGGCCAACCGGCTCGCCCACCGGCTCATCGCCCTCGGCGCGGGCCCCGAGCAGCTGGTCGCCCTCTGCTCCACGCGCACCGTCGACCTGGTGGTCGGCGTCCTCGGCATCCTGAAGTCGGGCGCCGGCTACCTCCCGCTCGACCCGCGCTACCCGCTGGAGCGGCTGCGCGCCACCGTCACCGACGCCGGCTGCTCGCTGGCCGTCGGCGACGAGGTGCCCGACCTGGGCCTGACCACCGTGGCCCCGGCGCAGGACGACCTCGCGGGCGAGCCCGGCACCGCGCCCGCCACCGGCGCGGAGCCCGGCCACACCGCGTACGTGATCTACACCTCCGGCTCCACCGGCAAGCCGAAGGGCGTCGTCGTCACCCACGCCAACGCCGCCCGCCTGTTCACCGTCACTGCCGAGGAGTTCGGCTTCGGCCCGGACGACGTGTGGACGATGTTCCACTCCATCGCCTTCGACTTCTCCGTATGGGAGCTGTGGGGCGCCCTGCTGCACGGCGGCCGCGTCGTCGTCGTGCCGTACGAGCTGAGCCGCGACCCCGAGGCGTTCGTCCGGCTGCTCGTCGACGAGCACGTCACCATGCTCAGCCAGACCCCCTCCGCCTTCCGGCAGCTGGCCACGGCCGCCGAGGCGCTCGGATTCCCGGAAACGGCGCTGCGCGCGGTGGTCTTCGGCGGCGAGAAGCTCGAACCGGCCATCCTCAAGCGCTGGGTGGAGCGGTACGGCGACGACCGGCCCCGGCTGATCAACATGTACGGCATCACCGAGACGACCGTGCACGTCACCCTCCGCCCCCTCACCCGCGCCGACTTCGACGACCGGCGCAGCCCCATCGGAACCCCGCTGGCCGACCTCACCCTCCACGTGCTCGACGAGCAGCTGCGCCCCGTCGCCCCCGGCGAGGAAGGCGAGCTGTACGTCGGCGGCGCCGGCGTCGCGCGCGGCTACCTGAACCGGCCCGAGCTCACCCGCGAGCGCTTCCTCCCCGACCCATTCGCCCCGGGCGGCCGGCTCTACCGCACCGGCGACCTGGCGGAGCGGGGCGCCGACGGCGAGGTCTACTACCACGGGCGCGCCGACGGACAGGTCCAGATGCGCGGCTTCCGGATCGAGCTGGGCGAGATAGAGGCCACCGTGCTCGCCCACCCGGACGTGCGCGAGGCCGTCGTCCTCCTGCGCGAGGACGAGCCCGGCATGCAGGCCCTCGTCTGCTACTCGGTCGGGCGCGGCGGCACCGGGCCGGACGACCTGCGCGCCGCCCTGCGGGAACACGCCGCCGAGCGGCTGCCCGCCCACATGGTGCCGTCCGCGTTCGTGCCCATGGCCGCGCTGCCGATGACACCCAACGGCAAACTGGACCGGGCCGCGCTGCCCCGCCCCGAGGCCCCGGCCGCCGCGCCTGCCACGGGCGGTCGAGCCCCCGCCGACGGCGTCGAGACCCGCCTCGCCGAGATCTGGGCCGAGGCGCTCGGGGTGCCCGCCGTGGGCCTCGACGACAACTTCTTCGCGATCGGCGGCGACTCCATGCGGGCCATCCCGATGGTGGCCCGGGCCAAGGAGGCGGGGCTGCCCGTCACCGTGGTCGCGCTCTTCGCCAACCCGACCGTCAGCGCGCTCGCCGAGTACTGCCGCACCCAGGAACAGCCCGTCGCCGCACCGGTGGTGGAGGAGACCGCCCCCGAGGCCGACGACGACCGGTTCCTGGCCGCCGCCCCGGACGGCGTCGAGGCGGCCTACCCGGCGTCGGCGCTCCAGCAGGGCATCATCTTCCACTCGAAGCTCAGCAACGACCCGACGCTCTACCACGACCTGGAGAGCGTCCGCGTACGGGGACCGCTGGACCTCGGGGCGCTGCGGCGCGCGCTCGACGCCCTCGTCGGCCGCCACGAGATCCTGCGCACCTCCTTCGACCTCGGCACCCACCGGCAGGTCGTCCAGTACGTGCACACCGCGGCCGAGGTCCCGCTGACCGTCGTGACGCCCGCCGAGGGCCTCTCCCCGGACGCCGCGCTGCGCGCGTGGTGGCGAGAGCAGTGGCGGAACCGCTTCGACCTCACCCAGGCGCCGCTGCTGCGCGTCCACGTGCTCCCGCACGGGGAGGAGGACTTCCACCTGGCGGTCTCCACGCACCACAGCATCCTGGACGGCTGGAGCTTCGCTCTCCTGATGACCGAGCTGCTCACCGGCTACGACCGCGAGATGACCGGCCGCCCCGCCTACGCCGACGACGAACGACCCCTGCCCTACCGGGAGTTCGTCGCACTGGAGGCCCGCGAGGCCACGTCGGACACGGCCCGCGCGTACTGGACGCGCGTGCTCGACGGGGCCACGGCCACCCGGCTGCCCGCCCCGGCCGAGGCGCCCACCGCTGCCGCCGACGCCGCCGGCTCAAGAGACCTCGGTCCGGACGTCACCGTGGTCTTCGCGCCGGAGCTGGTACAACGGGTCGCCGAACGGGCCGCCGCCCTCGGCACGCCCGTCAAGAGCCTCTTCCTCGCCGCCCACCTGCGGGCGCTCGGCCGCCTCGCCGGGACCGAGGACGTCGTCACCGGCCTCGTCTCGGGCGGCAGGCCCGAGGCAGCCTCGGCGGAGTCGACCCTCGGGCTGTTCCTCAACAGCGTGCCGCTGCGCGTCGACCTGGCGGGCAAGGACTCCGCGGACCTGGTCCGGGCGGCCTTCGCCGCGGAGCAGGACATGATGCCGCACCGCCGCTACCCACTGTCCCGGATCAGCCGGGACGTCAAGGGCGCACCGTTCGAGGTGCTGTTCAACTTCACCGTGTTCGGGGTGGTGGACAGCCTTGAGGACCTCATGCTCCTCAAGGCGACGGACTGGTGGCTGAGCGACCGCAACAGCTTCCCTGTCTCCGTGGAGATCGGCCGCATGACCGGCAGCGACCAGTGGAAGCTGGACATCACGGTCGACCCGGCGAAGGCCGACCCCGCCTCCGCGCGGGGACTGGCCACCGCTCTGGAGGCCGCGCTGTGGGAGCTCGTCTCTCCGTGA
- a CDS encoding acyl carrier protein gives MGTATHDLQEQIRLIWAEVLDQDPEDVPVDENFFEAGGDSLLFIVLLERVNRLAGREIEAAELFDHATVEAQTEFLAGDAADEGSGRLLSSGR, from the coding sequence ATGGGCACTGCCACGCACGACCTTCAGGAGCAGATACGGCTGATCTGGGCCGAGGTGCTCGACCAGGACCCGGAGGATGTCCCGGTCGACGAGAACTTCTTCGAGGCCGGCGGCGACTCCCTGCTCTTCATCGTTCTCCTGGAGCGCGTGAACCGCCTGGCAGGACGTGAGATCGAGGCCGCCGAACTCTTCGACCACGCCACCGTGGAGGCTCAGACCGAGTTCCTCGCCGGTGACGCCGCGGACGAGGGAAGTGGCCGGCTGCTCTCCAGCGGCCGCTGA
- a CDS encoding LLM class flavin-dependent oxidoreductase, which produces MSTTVDFSLFYFANDSVGDGGGNRYELLMEGAKFADRNGFTAVWTPERHFHPFGGTYPNPSVTSAAIAAVTERVQIRAGSVVAPLHHPLRIAEEWSVVDNISGGRVGISVASGWHATDFCLNPGAYENRKAGLFEQAEQVRKLWRGEPMTVTGGTGDEASVRIFPPPVQPELPVWITSGGDARTVQEAGTGGYGLLTHLLGQDLDELAEKIARYRKAYAERPGADGRPGHVALMVHTFLAEDDDAARELVRAPLSAYLRSSLGLILNGSQLGGARKIDPSKLREKDIDFLVERAFDRYYDDGGLLGGVDKCRAVVRRLRSIGVDEIACLIDFGLPAQDVLDSLDHLDRLRRLSLDDTE; this is translated from the coding sequence GTGAGCACGACCGTGGACTTCAGTCTCTTCTACTTCGCCAACGACAGCGTCGGCGACGGTGGTGGCAACCGCTACGAACTCCTCATGGAAGGCGCCAAGTTCGCCGACCGCAACGGCTTCACTGCGGTCTGGACGCCCGAACGGCACTTCCACCCCTTCGGAGGCACCTACCCCAACCCGTCGGTGACCAGCGCGGCCATCGCCGCCGTCACCGAACGCGTCCAGATTCGCGCGGGCAGCGTCGTGGCCCCCCTGCACCACCCCCTGCGCATCGCCGAGGAGTGGTCGGTCGTCGACAACATCTCCGGCGGCCGGGTCGGCATCTCCGTCGCCTCCGGCTGGCACGCCACGGACTTCTGCCTCAACCCCGGCGCGTACGAGAACCGCAAGGCGGGCCTCTTCGAGCAGGCGGAACAGGTCCGCAAGCTCTGGCGCGGCGAGCCGATGACCGTCACCGGCGGCACCGGTGACGAGGCCAGCGTGCGCATCTTCCCGCCGCCGGTCCAGCCCGAGCTGCCGGTGTGGATCACCAGCGGCGGCGATGCCCGCACCGTGCAGGAGGCCGGCACCGGCGGATACGGCCTGCTCACGCACCTGCTCGGCCAGGACCTCGACGAACTCGCCGAGAAGATCGCCCGGTACCGCAAGGCCTACGCCGAACGCCCGGGCGCGGACGGCCGGCCCGGCCACGTGGCCCTCATGGTGCACACCTTCCTCGCCGAGGACGACGACGCGGCCCGCGAACTGGTCCGCGCGCCCCTCTCCGCGTACCTGCGCAGCTCGCTCGGGCTCATCCTCAACGGCTCGCAGCTGGGCGGCGCCCGCAAGATCGACCCGTCGAAGCTGCGCGAGAAGGACATTGACTTCCTCGTCGAGCGGGCCTTCGACCGCTACTACGACGACGGCGGCCTGCTCGGCGGTGTCGACAAGTGCCGCGCGGTGGTCCGGCGGCTGCGCTCGATCGGCGTCGACGAGATCGCCTGCCTCATCGATTTCGGCCTGCCCGCCCAGGACGTCCTCGACAGCCTCGACCACTTGGACCGGCTGCGCCGCCTCAGCCTCGACGACACGGAGTGA
- a CDS encoding MFS transporter, producing MTHPLRLRNFRLLFVSRTMSTLSDALVPTALSLAVVEVTGSATMLAVVLGCALGTRLVLLPVAGAVADRFDTRKVALVADLTRMVTQAVVAVELLGDNPSIALIAVAQVVAGAASAVGLSNLSPLVTKTVPASGGQRIKANSLMGVAKSVSLLAGPALAGALIFAVGFGWVFVADATAFGISATLMLLIRLDKGAEATEGASAGPAERRSIRADLIEGFTEVRARDWYWTSLIAHAVWNFVANILLTLGPLIAVKRLGGEGSWVAVTQAGGVGLLLGSLVSGWARPKRPVLVGNIALASYALPLTLFAAGAPVLLLATGYGIALAALGFLNPTWDSTVQAVIPQSALARVSSYDWLVSLAAQPLGVILAPVALSLWGERVPFAAAAVLVAVVCVGTAAVPGVRGLRLDYAAQARSAPVEAPETGAVPEARTVQSGGKGAGSLA from the coding sequence ATGACCCACCCCTTGCGCCTCCGCAACTTCCGGCTGCTGTTCGTCAGCCGGACCATGTCCACGCTGAGCGACGCCCTAGTGCCCACCGCGTTGAGCCTGGCCGTCGTCGAGGTCACCGGCTCCGCCACCATGCTCGCGGTGGTGCTCGGGTGCGCCCTTGGCACCAGGCTCGTGCTGCTGCCGGTCGCCGGCGCGGTCGCCGACCGGTTCGACACCCGCAAGGTCGCCCTCGTCGCGGATCTCACGCGCATGGTCACCCAGGCGGTGGTGGCCGTGGAGCTGCTGGGTGACAACCCCAGCATCGCGCTCATCGCCGTGGCCCAGGTGGTAGCGGGGGCGGCGTCGGCGGTCGGCCTGTCCAACCTCTCGCCCCTGGTCACCAAGACCGTGCCCGCTTCCGGCGGCCAGCGGATCAAGGCCAATTCCCTGATGGGTGTGGCCAAGAGCGTCTCCCTGCTGGCGGGCCCTGCCCTCGCCGGCGCCCTGATCTTCGCAGTCGGCTTCGGCTGGGTCTTCGTCGCCGATGCGACCGCCTTCGGCATCAGCGCCACCCTGATGCTCCTGATACGCCTGGACAAAGGCGCAGAGGCGACGGAGGGGGCCTCTGCCGGTCCTGCTGAGCGCCGCTCCATCCGGGCCGACCTGATCGAGGGGTTCACGGAGGTGCGGGCCCGGGACTGGTACTGGACCAGCCTCATCGCGCATGCCGTCTGGAACTTCGTCGCCAATATCCTGCTCACGCTCGGTCCGCTCATCGCCGTGAAGCGGCTCGGCGGCGAGGGCTCCTGGGTTGCGGTGACCCAGGCGGGCGGCGTCGGCCTCCTCCTCGGCTCGCTCGTGTCGGGCTGGGCCCGCCCGAAGCGGCCGGTGCTCGTCGGCAACATCGCCCTGGCCAGCTACGCGCTGCCGCTCACGCTGTTCGCCGCCGGCGCCCCCGTCCTGCTCCTGGCGACCGGCTACGGCATCGCCCTTGCCGCCCTCGGCTTCCTCAACCCCACCTGGGACTCCACCGTCCAGGCGGTCATCCCGCAGAGCGCGCTCGCCCGGGTCAGCTCCTACGACTGGCTGGTCTCGCTGGCCGCGCAGCCGCTCGGCGTGATCCTGGCGCCGGTCGCCCTGTCGCTGTGGGGCGAGCGGGTGCCGTTCGCCGCCGCGGCCGTCCTGGTCGCGGTGGTCTGCGTGGGCACGGCCGCGGTTCCCGGTGTCCGCGGGCTCCGGCTGGACTATGCGGCACAGGCCCGGTCCGCGCCCGTGGAAGCCCCGGAAACAGGGGCAGTGCCCGAGGCCAGGACCGTCCAGAGTGGAGGGAAGGGCGCGGGCTCCCTCGCCTGA